A single genomic interval of Streptomyces sp. 1222.5 harbors:
- a CDS encoding acyl-CoA dehydrogenase family protein, with protein MSATTTPRTNVTEREARQVAEAARQQDWHKPSFAKELFLGRFRLDLIHPHPLPDDESVRRGEEFLTKLRAFCETGIDSARIEREARIPDEVVTGLKELGALGMKIDPKYGGLGLTQLYYNKALALVGSVSPAVGALLSAHQSIGVPQPLKMFGTQEQKDAFLPRCARTDISAFLLTEPDVGSDPARLATTAVPDGDDYVLDGVKLWTTNGVVADLLVVMARVPKSEGHKGGITAFVVEAGSEGITVENRNAFMGLRGIENGVTRFHQVRVPAANRIGPEGAGLKIALTTLNTGRLSLPAMCAGSGKWCLKIAREWAAEREQWGKPVALHEAVGSKISFIAATTFALEAVLDLSSQMADEDRNDIRIEAALAKLYGSEMAWLMADELVQIRGGRGYETAESLRERGERGVPAEQILRDLRINRIFEGSTEIMHLLIAREAVDAHLSVAGDLIDPDKSLSDKARAGANAGVFYAKWLPKLVAGPGQLPTSYGEFKNGVDLSGHLRYVERTARKLARSTFYAMSRWQGRMETKQGFLGRIVDIGAELFAMSAACVRAELLRSRGEHGREAYQLADAFCRQARIRVEELFGRLWTNTDDLDRKVVKGVLGGAYQWLEEGIVDPSGDGPWIADATPGPSERENARRPFGGQ; from the coding sequence ATGTCCGCCACCACCACCCCACGCACCAACGTCACAGAGCGCGAGGCCCGTCAGGTGGCGGAGGCCGCCCGGCAACAGGACTGGCACAAGCCCAGCTTCGCCAAGGAGCTGTTCCTCGGGCGCTTCCGGCTCGACCTCATCCACCCCCACCCGCTCCCCGACGACGAGTCCGTCCGGCGCGGCGAGGAGTTCCTCACCAAACTGCGCGCCTTCTGCGAGACGGGGATCGACTCCGCCCGCATCGAACGCGAGGCCCGTATCCCCGACGAGGTCGTCACCGGGCTCAAGGAGCTCGGCGCCCTCGGCATGAAGATCGACCCCAAGTACGGCGGTCTCGGCCTCACCCAGCTCTACTACAACAAGGCCCTGGCCCTCGTCGGCTCCGTGAGCCCCGCCGTCGGCGCCCTGCTCTCCGCCCATCAGTCGATCGGCGTACCGCAGCCGCTCAAGATGTTCGGCACCCAGGAGCAGAAGGACGCCTTCCTGCCGCGCTGCGCCCGCACCGACATCTCCGCGTTCCTGCTCACCGAACCGGACGTCGGCTCCGACCCGGCCCGGCTCGCCACCACCGCCGTCCCCGACGGCGACGACTACGTCCTCGACGGGGTCAAGCTGTGGACCACCAACGGGGTCGTCGCCGACCTGCTCGTGGTCATGGCGCGGGTGCCGAAGTCCGAAGGCCACAAGGGCGGCATCACCGCCTTCGTCGTCGAGGCCGGCTCCGAGGGCATCACCGTCGAGAACCGCAACGCCTTCATGGGCCTGCGCGGCATCGAGAACGGCGTCACCCGCTTCCACCAGGTCCGGGTCCCCGCCGCCAACCGCATCGGCCCCGAGGGTGCCGGCCTGAAGATCGCGCTCACCACCCTCAACACCGGCCGGCTCTCGCTGCCCGCGATGTGCGCGGGGTCCGGCAAGTGGTGCCTGAAGATCGCCCGCGAGTGGGCCGCCGAGCGGGAGCAGTGGGGCAAGCCGGTCGCGCTGCACGAGGCGGTCGGCTCGAAGATCAGCTTCATCGCGGCCACCACCTTCGCCCTGGAAGCCGTACTCGACCTGTCCTCGCAGATGGCCGACGAGGACCGCAACGACATCCGCATCGAGGCCGCCCTCGCCAAGCTGTACGGCTCCGAGATGGCCTGGCTCATGGCCGACGAACTGGTCCAGATCCGCGGCGGCCGCGGCTACGAGACCGCCGAGTCGCTGCGGGAGCGGGGCGAGCGCGGCGTCCCGGCCGAGCAGATCCTGCGCGACCTGCGCATCAACCGCATCTTCGAGGGCTCGACGGAGATCATGCACCTCCTCATCGCCCGCGAGGCGGTCGACGCCCACCTGTCGGTCGCCGGTGACCTCATCGACCCCGACAAGTCCCTGTCCGACAAGGCCAGGGCGGGTGCCAACGCGGGCGTCTTCTACGCCAAGTGGCTGCCCAAACTGGTCGCCGGACCCGGCCAACTGCCCACGTCGTACGGTGAGTTCAAGAACGGCGTCGACCTCTCCGGCCACCTCCGCTACGTCGAGCGCACCGCCCGCAAGCTGGCCCGCTCCACCTTCTACGCCATGTCCCGCTGGCAGGGCCGGATGGAGACCAAGCAGGGCTTCCTCGGCCGGATCGTCGACATCGGCGCCGAGCTGTTCGCGATGAGCGCGGCCTGCGTCCGGGCCGAACTGCTGCGCAGCCGGGGCGAGCACGGCCGCGAGGCCTACCAGCTCGCCGACGCCTTCTGCCGCCAGGCCCGCATCCGTGTCGAGGAGCTCTTCGGCCGGCTGTGGACCAACACCGACGACCTCGATCGCAAGGTGGTCAAGGGCGTCCTCGGCGGCGCCTACCAGTGGCTCGAGGAAGGC
- a CDS encoding aldehyde dehydrogenase family protein encodes MTSTHAFWLAGRQVIGEDTFDVTSPWDGRLVGKVSVPNDAQVEEAVAAAYAVRDEFAATPAHVRAAALDHVSKRLVERTEEIAQLISAENGKPIKWARGEVGRAVSVFRFAAEEARRFNGGEAQRLDTDAGGQGRLALTRRFPKGVVLGIAPFNFPLNLCAHKVAPAIAAGAPIILKPAPATPLSGLILGELLAETELPAGSWSILPVANDRMPALVQDERLPVISFTGSEKVGYAIMDSVPRKHCTLELGGNGAAVVLGDFASDADLDWAATRIATFSNYQGGQSCISVQRVIADASVYDRLLPRVVAAVEAQVTGDPNDDKTDVGPLVSEDAAKRVESWVKEAVEAGATLLTGGDRDGASYAPTVLTDVPANATLACEEVFGPVLTVQKVDGEAEAFAAVNNSKYGLQAGVFTRDVQVAFRAHRALEVGGVVIGDVPSYRADQMPYGGAKQSGVGREGVRFAMEDYTYERVLVLTGLAL; translated from the coding sequence ATGACTTCCACCCACGCCTTCTGGCTCGCCGGCCGCCAGGTCATCGGCGAGGACACCTTCGACGTCACCTCGCCGTGGGATGGCCGTCTCGTCGGCAAGGTCAGCGTGCCGAACGACGCCCAGGTCGAGGAGGCCGTGGCCGCCGCGTACGCCGTGCGGGACGAGTTCGCCGCCACCCCGGCGCACGTACGTGCCGCCGCCCTCGACCACGTCAGCAAGCGGCTGGTCGAGCGCACCGAGGAGATCGCCCAGCTGATCTCCGCCGAGAACGGCAAGCCGATCAAGTGGGCCCGGGGCGAGGTCGGCCGTGCCGTCTCCGTGTTCCGGTTCGCCGCCGAGGAGGCCCGCCGGTTCAACGGCGGCGAGGCCCAGCGCCTCGACACCGACGCCGGTGGCCAGGGCCGCCTGGCGCTCACCCGTCGCTTCCCGAAGGGCGTCGTCCTCGGCATCGCGCCGTTCAACTTCCCGCTGAACCTGTGCGCCCACAAGGTCGCCCCGGCGATCGCCGCCGGCGCGCCGATCATCCTGAAGCCGGCCCCGGCCACCCCGCTCTCCGGTCTGATCCTCGGTGAGCTGCTCGCCGAGACCGAGCTGCCCGCCGGCTCCTGGTCGATCCTGCCGGTCGCCAACGACCGCATGCCCGCCCTGGTCCAGGACGAGCGCCTGCCGGTCATCTCCTTCACCGGTTCGGAGAAGGTCGGTTACGCGATCATGGACTCCGTGCCGCGCAAGCACTGCACCCTGGAGCTGGGCGGCAACGGCGCGGCCGTCGTCCTCGGCGACTTCGCGAGCGACGCCGACCTGGACTGGGCCGCGACCCGCATCGCGACCTTCTCCAACTACCAGGGCGGCCAGTCCTGCATCTCCGTGCAGCGCGTGATCGCCGACGCGTCCGTCTACGACCGGCTGCTGCCGCGCGTCGTGGCCGCCGTCGAGGCCCAGGTCACCGGTGACCCCAACGACGACAAGACCGACGTCGGCCCGCTGGTCAGCGAGGACGCCGCCAAGCGCGTCGAGTCGTGGGTCAAGGAGGCGGTCGAGGCCGGCGCCACGCTGCTCACCGGCGGCGACCGCGACGGCGCCTCCTACGCGCCGACCGTCCTCACCGACGTGCCCGCGAACGCCACCCTCGCCTGCGAGGAGGTCTTCGGACCGGTCCTCACCGTGCAGAAGGTGGACGGCGAGGCCGAGGCCTTCGCCGCGGTCAACAACTCCAAGTACGGCCTCCAGGCAGGCGTGTTCACCCGCGACGTCCAGGTCGCCTTCCGCGCCCACCGCGCCCTCGAGGTCGGTGGCGTGGTGATCGGCGACGTCCCGTCCTACCGTGCCGACCAGATGCCGTACGGCGGCGCCAAGCAGTCCGGCGTGGGCCGCGAGGGCGTGCGGTTCGCCATGGAGGACTACACCTACGAGCGCGTGCTGGTCCTCACCGGTCTCGCGCTCTGA
- a CDS encoding PucR family transcriptional regulator, translating to MPPTLASLVHHSALKLTVRAGEDRLDVPVRWAHVSELADPVPYMEGGELLLITALKLDAEDPEAMRRYVRRLVGAGVVGLGFAVGVNYEDIPKALVDACAQEGLPLLEVPRRTPFLAISKAVSAAIAADQYRAVTAGFAAQRELTKQALNAGPEGLLTALAVQVDGWAALYDASGAVVAAAPEWAGRRAARLTAEVERLRERSAPASSVVGGPEHEDRVELHSLGTGRRPRAALAVGTAAALGTAERYAVHSAIALLTLVTERSRSLQAAEQRIGTAVLRMLLAGEPDHARAVAGDLYGELLDAPFRMIVAESLPGPAARTPVTAARSGAAVPAAADAGGDPLGGLTETVESAAARSGEAVLVVPEGERLVVLAADGGPAVAACVEYAMALEAARAVPEQAVAEEHELVVGLSAPTGPIAAAAAYKQAEQALSVARRRGRGFVEHEQLAAGSVLPLLADDAVKAFADGLLRALHEHDATGRGDLVASLRAWLSRHGQWDAAAADLGVHRHTLRYRMRRVEEILGRSLDDPDVRMELWLALKATTTE from the coding sequence ATGCCCCCGACCCTCGCCTCGCTCGTCCACCACTCCGCGCTCAAGCTGACCGTGCGCGCGGGCGAGGACCGCCTCGACGTGCCCGTCCGCTGGGCGCACGTCAGCGAGCTGGCCGACCCCGTCCCCTACATGGAGGGCGGCGAGCTGCTGTTGATCACCGCGCTCAAGCTGGACGCGGAGGATCCGGAGGCCATGCGCCGCTACGTGCGGCGACTGGTCGGCGCGGGCGTCGTCGGACTCGGCTTCGCCGTCGGCGTCAACTACGAGGACATCCCGAAGGCCCTGGTCGACGCCTGCGCCCAGGAGGGCCTGCCCCTGCTGGAGGTCCCCCGCCGCACCCCCTTCCTCGCCATCAGCAAGGCCGTGTCCGCGGCGATCGCCGCCGACCAGTACCGCGCGGTCACGGCAGGCTTCGCCGCCCAGCGCGAACTGACCAAGCAGGCCCTCAACGCCGGCCCGGAAGGCCTCCTCACCGCCCTCGCCGTACAGGTGGACGGCTGGGCCGCCCTCTACGACGCCTCGGGCGCAGTCGTCGCCGCCGCACCGGAGTGGGCCGGCAGGCGCGCCGCCCGGCTGACCGCGGAGGTCGAACGGCTCCGGGAGCGGTCCGCGCCCGCCTCCTCCGTCGTCGGCGGACCCGAGCACGAGGACCGGGTCGAGCTGCACTCGCTGGGCACCGGCCGCCGCCCGCGTGCCGCGCTCGCCGTCGGCACGGCCGCCGCGCTCGGCACCGCCGAGCGCTACGCCGTCCACTCCGCCATCGCCCTGCTCACCCTCGTCACCGAGCGGTCGCGCTCCCTGCAGGCGGCCGAGCAGCGGATCGGCACGGCGGTGCTGCGCATGCTGCTCGCCGGCGAGCCCGACCACGCCCGGGCCGTCGCCGGGGACCTGTACGGCGAATTGCTCGACGCGCCCTTCCGGATGATCGTCGCCGAGTCGCTGCCGGGGCCGGCCGCGCGGACGCCCGTCACCGCGGCCAGGTCCGGCGCGGCCGTGCCCGCCGCCGCCGACGCGGGCGGTGATCCGCTGGGCGGCCTCACGGAGACCGTGGAGTCCGCCGCCGCGCGCTCCGGCGAGGCCGTGCTGGTCGTGCCCGAGGGGGAGCGGCTGGTGGTGCTCGCCGCGGACGGGGGCCCGGCGGTGGCCGCGTGCGTGGAGTACGCGATGGCGCTCGAAGCGGCACGGGCGGTGCCCGAGCAGGCGGTCGCGGAGGAGCACGAGCTGGTCGTCGGGCTCTCCGCGCCCACCGGGCCGATCGCCGCGGCGGCGGCCTACAAACAGGCCGAGCAGGCGTTGTCGGTGGCGCGGCGGCGGGGCCGGGGGTTCGTGGAGCACGAGCAGCTGGCCGCGGGTTCCGTGCTGCCGCTACTGGCAGACGACGCGGTGAAGGCGTTCGCCGACGGGTTGCTGCGGGCGCTGCACGAGCACGACGCGACGGGACGGGGAGACCTGGTCGCCTCGCTGCGGGCGTGGCTGTCGCGGCACGGCCAGTGGGACGCGGCCGCCGCGGATCTCGGCGTCCACCGGCACACGCTGCGCTACCGGATGCGCCGTGTCGAGGAGATCCTCGGCCGCTCCCTGGACGACCCCGACGTCCGGATGGAGCTGTGGCTCGCCCTGAAGGCGACGACGACGGAGTAG
- a CDS encoding ATP/GTP-binding protein: MDSDGTRDARGTHANPVPRPTTPPEGGGVPPMPTRAPEVPPSYAPHTSQAPSSVADWLDAPRPAVEPGIWRYRYRRPKISRQERRLAPVTIVGFFIPLVAGLLLWSLWRHGSIPYQWAILKLFTPDDWWWAGTTSPKGSEGGEAIRVADGVFFGLLVYAMARLGSWPDIIRHVVTGRAQPARALSAAVGALIALAFVFPSAFGLGWDPLPVQDPLFSLIVLVTGDYAVFASELLTDGLYALITLLVLWPFARIGGWWPYAKELLAARAKAGEVERPTVDLRSSQWPDLREAGQHQAADALTGEVRAGRMNDVDCARVGHMWAMARARARLSAFTDTVLREGAAAWTHPSGDRDLPGRSDRHDLLAGQVRIGQWTAGDRVPAAYGGAGAALGTDTLGTSLLAVGPSGSGKTRHLVRPVVEFLGLQALAGRCAVVAVCAAGAPLGPDSAYDVVVRLGDPASEYDLDPYADSDDPDEAAAFLAEGLVGDLDTVSSQRAATALAQLLGPYQTAYGRFPTLPVLRELLEGEPSALESLRAALAAEEHTTMRRELDARARQYAGAGDPAPVLADRLAVLDRPVFADFFGADRTGSRPFSLRAVAHHPLRVRIDLPERGHEEASRLISRLLLAQFGAVATTGNRAHFAFLVLDDATGAVTTESVRRMQRLRSRNAGVVLALRTVGDVPEALHGPLYAAVGCRMAFSGVTTWDGSRFADAWGTQWVETKDVAQHTVFADQPMTRAIHALRKLVTGRAVTTEAVTVRQVERERWSASELAHAVPPGHAVLSLTSVQGEHAPPLLVDLRA; the protein is encoded by the coding sequence ATGGACAGCGACGGGACACGGGACGCACGCGGCACGCATGCGAACCCGGTACCCCGCCCGACGACTCCCCCTGAGGGGGGCGGGGTACCGCCCATGCCCACGCGGGCACCGGAGGTACCCCCCTCTTACGCTCCGCACACCTCGCAAGCCCCCTCGTCGGTCGCCGACTGGCTCGACGCACCCCGCCCGGCTGTCGAGCCCGGCATCTGGCGCTACCGCTACCGCCGGCCGAAGATCTCCCGTCAGGAACGGCGGCTGGCCCCCGTCACCATCGTCGGCTTCTTCATCCCCCTGGTGGCGGGACTCCTCCTCTGGTCCCTCTGGAGGCACGGAAGCATTCCCTACCAGTGGGCCATCCTGAAGCTCTTCACCCCCGACGACTGGTGGTGGGCCGGCACCACCTCCCCCAAGGGCAGTGAGGGCGGGGAGGCCATCAGGGTCGCCGACGGCGTGTTCTTCGGGCTCCTCGTCTACGCCATGGCGCGCCTGGGCAGCTGGCCCGACATCATCCGGCACGTCGTCACCGGCCGCGCGCAGCCCGCCCGCGCCCTGAGCGCGGCGGTCGGTGCGCTCATCGCGCTGGCCTTCGTCTTTCCCAGCGCCTTCGGCCTCGGCTGGGATCCCCTGCCCGTTCAGGACCCGCTCTTCTCCCTGATCGTTCTCGTTACCGGCGACTACGCGGTGTTCGCCTCGGAACTGCTCACCGACGGCCTGTACGCGCTCATCACCCTGCTGGTGCTGTGGCCGTTCGCCCGGATCGGCGGCTGGTGGCCCTACGCGAAGGAGCTGCTCGCCGCGCGCGCGAAGGCGGGCGAGGTGGAGCGGCCGACCGTCGACCTCCGCTCCTCGCAATGGCCCGACCTGCGCGAAGCCGGCCAGCATCAGGCAGCGGACGCGCTCACCGGCGAGGTGCGGGCTGGACGCATGAACGACGTGGACTGCGCGAGGGTCGGCCACATGTGGGCCATGGCCAGGGCCCGGGCACGGCTTTCGGCCTTCACCGACACGGTGCTGCGCGAGGGAGCCGCTGCGTGGACCCACCCGTCGGGGGACCGCGATCTGCCGGGTCGGTCCGACCGGCACGATCTGCTCGCCGGACAGGTGCGGATCGGGCAGTGGACAGCGGGAGACCGCGTCCCGGCCGCCTACGGCGGAGCCGGGGCGGCTCTGGGAACGGACACCCTCGGCACCTCGCTGCTGGCCGTCGGTCCCTCCGGCTCCGGCAAGACACGCCATCTGGTCCGGCCTGTGGTCGAATTCCTCGGCCTGCAGGCGCTGGCCGGAAGGTGCGCCGTCGTCGCCGTCTGTGCCGCCGGGGCCCCGCTCGGTCCCGACTCCGCCTACGACGTGGTCGTCCGCCTCGGGGATCCGGCCTCCGAGTACGACCTGGACCCGTACGCCGACTCCGACGACCCGGACGAGGCGGCCGCCTTCCTCGCGGAAGGACTGGTCGGAGACCTGGACACGGTGAGCTCACAGCGTGCGGCCACGGCCCTCGCCCAGCTTCTCGGGCCGTACCAGACCGCGTACGGGCGTTTCCCGACCCTGCCCGTCCTGCGGGAGCTGCTGGAGGGTGAGCCCTCGGCGCTGGAATCCCTGCGTGCCGCGCTCGCCGCGGAGGAGCACACCACGATGCGCCGTGAACTGGATGCCCGAGCCCGGCAGTATGCCGGTGCGGGCGACCCCGCGCCGGTGCTGGCCGACCGCCTCGCCGTCCTGGACCGGCCGGTGTTCGCCGACTTCTTCGGCGCGGACAGGACGGGAAGCCGGCCGTTCTCCCTGCGTGCCGTCGCGCACCATCCGCTGCGCGTCCGAATCGACCTGCCCGAACGCGGCCACGAGGAGGCGTCACGGCTCATCAGCCGGCTGCTGCTCGCCCAGTTCGGCGCTGTGGCGACGACAGGGAACCGGGCTCACTTCGCCTTCCTCGTCCTGGACGACGCCACGGGTGCGGTGACGACCGAGTCCGTCAGGCGCATGCAGCGTCTGCGCTCCCGCAACGCGGGGGTGGTCCTCGCCCTGCGCACGGTCGGTGACGTCCCCGAGGCACTGCACGGGCCGTTGTACGCGGCCGTCGGGTGCCGGATGGCGTTCTCCGGCGTCACCACATGGGACGGCAGCCGGTTCGCGGACGCCTGGGGCACCCAGTGGGTGGAGACGAAAGACGTGGCCCAGCACACCGTCTTCGCGGACCAGCCCATGACCCGCGCGATCCATGCGCTGCGCAAGCTGGTGACCGGCAGGGCGGTGACGACGGAGGCCGTCACCGTGCGGCAGGTGGAGCGGGAGCGGTGGTCGGCGTCCGAGTTGGCGCACGCGGTGCCGCCCGGGCACGCCGTGTTGTCGCTGACCAGCGTGCAGGGCGAGCACGCGCCGCCGCTGCTGGTGGACCTGCGGGCGTGA
- the gabT gene encoding 4-aminobutyrate--2-oxoglutarate transaminase has translation MTALPQERRVVTAIPGPKSQELQARRTAVVAQGVGSVLPVFTARAGGGIIEDVDGNRLIDFGSGIAVTSVGASAEAVVRRAAAQLADFTHTCFMVTPYEGYVEVAEALAELTPGDHEKKSALFNSGAEAVENAVKIARAYTKRQAVVVFDHGYHGRTNLTMALTAKNMPYKHGFGPFAPEVYRVPVAYGYRWPTGAENAGPEAAKQAIDQITKQVGPDNVAAIIIEPVLGEGGFIEPAKGFLPAIRQFAADNGIVFVADEIQSGFCRTGQWFACEDEGIVPDLITTAKGIAGGLPLAAVTGRAEIMDAAHAGGLGGTYGGNPVACAGALGAIETMKELDLNGKAKHIEEVMKGRLDAMAEKFDIIGDVRGRGAMIAIELVKDRATKEPNPEATAALAKACHAEGLLVLTCGTYGNVLRFLPPLVIGDDLLNEGLDIIEQAFARI, from the coding sequence ATGACCGCACTTCCGCAGGAGCGCCGCGTCGTCACCGCCATCCCCGGCCCGAAGTCGCAGGAACTGCAGGCCCGCCGCACCGCCGTGGTCGCGCAGGGCGTGGGCTCCGTGCTGCCGGTCTTCACCGCGCGCGCGGGCGGCGGGATCATCGAGGACGTCGACGGCAACCGCCTGATCGACTTCGGTTCCGGCATCGCCGTGACCTCCGTGGGCGCGTCCGCCGAGGCCGTCGTCCGCCGGGCCGCCGCCCAGCTGGCCGACTTCACCCACACCTGTTTCATGGTCACCCCGTACGAGGGCTACGTGGAGGTCGCCGAGGCCCTCGCGGAGCTCACCCCGGGTGACCACGAGAAGAAGTCCGCGCTGTTCAACTCCGGCGCCGAGGCCGTCGAGAACGCCGTCAAGATCGCCCGCGCGTACACCAAGCGCCAGGCCGTCGTCGTCTTCGACCACGGCTACCACGGCCGCACCAACCTGACCATGGCTCTGACCGCCAAGAACATGCCGTACAAGCACGGCTTCGGTCCGTTCGCCCCCGAGGTCTACCGCGTCCCGGTCGCCTACGGCTACCGCTGGCCGACCGGTGCGGAGAACGCCGGCCCCGAGGCCGCAAAGCAGGCCATCGACCAGATCACCAAGCAGGTCGGCCCGGACAACGTCGCCGCGATCATCATCGAGCCGGTGCTCGGCGAGGGCGGCTTCATCGAGCCCGCCAAGGGCTTCCTGCCGGCGATCCGCCAGTTCGCCGCCGACAACGGCATCGTCTTCGTCGCGGACGAGATCCAGTCCGGCTTCTGCCGCACCGGCCAGTGGTTCGCGTGCGAGGACGAGGGCATCGTCCCGGACCTGATCACCACCGCCAAGGGCATCGCCGGCGGTCTGCCGCTGGCCGCCGTGACCGGCCGCGCCGAGATCATGGACGCCGCCCACGCCGGTGGCCTGGGCGGCACCTACGGCGGCAACCCGGTCGCCTGCGCCGGTGCGCTCGGCGCCATCGAGACCATGAAGGAGCTCGACCTCAACGGCAAGGCGAAGCACATCGAGGAGGTCATGAAGGGCCGCCTCGACGCCATGGCCGAGAAGTTCGACATCATCGGCGACGTCCGCGGCCGTGGCGCGATGATCGCCATCGAGCTGGTCAAGGACCGCGCCACGAAGGAGCCGAACCCGGAGGCGACCGCCGCGCTCGCCAAGGCCTGCCACGCCGAGGGTCTGCTGGTCCTCACCTGTGGCACCTACGGCAACGTGCTGCGCTTCCTGCCCCCGCTGGTGATCGGCGACGACCTGCTCAACGAGGGTCTGGACATCATCGAGCAGGCCTTCGCGCGCATCTGA
- a CDS encoding phosphatase PAP2 family protein — protein MTWQVLVHGPLLRLDTRLSGALRHPDLFSAALSDLGNVEVALPVLVAALGYAAWRGRAAGAARWWLPPLAAAVPMALVPAIVVPLKDWTARPGTPVVPPGIGYFPSGHTATAAIAYGGATLLLLPWLRSPAARRTLVAGCALLVLGVSFGLVRRGWHWPLDVVASWCLCTVLLTTQVLVVSRSRRRSSSGTPSSRSGPSSPTTSSDRAAPATSRVSRTSRSSSSSSGSPGSW, from the coding sequence ATGACCTGGCAGGTGCTGGTCCACGGCCCGCTCCTGCGCCTGGACACCCGCCTCAGCGGGGCCCTCCGTCATCCGGACCTGTTCTCCGCCGCCCTGTCCGACCTCGGCAACGTCGAGGTCGCCCTGCCCGTGCTCGTGGCCGCCCTCGGGTACGCGGCCTGGCGGGGCCGGGCCGCCGGTGCGGCCCGCTGGTGGCTGCCGCCGCTGGCGGCGGCGGTGCCGATGGCGCTGGTCCCGGCGATCGTCGTACCGCTCAAGGACTGGACCGCCCGGCCGGGGACACCGGTGGTGCCCCCGGGGATCGGCTACTTCCCGTCCGGGCACACGGCGACGGCGGCGATCGCGTACGGCGGTGCGACCCTGCTCCTGCTCCCCTGGCTCCGCTCGCCGGCCGCCCGCCGGACGCTGGTGGCCGGCTGCGCGCTCCTGGTCCTCGGGGTGTCGTTCGGCCTGGTCCGCCGTGGCTGGCACTGGCCGCTGGACGTGGTGGCCAGCTGGTGCCTGTGCACCGTGCTGCTGACCACCCAGGTCCTGGTGGTCAGCCGAAGTAGGCGTCGAAGTTCTTCTGGAACTCCCAGTTCGCGAAGCGGTCCCAGTTCACCGACCACGTCATCAGACCGCGCAGCGCCGGCCACGTCCCGTGTGTCGCGTACGAGCCGCAGTTCGTCCTCTTCGTCAGGCAGTCCAGGGTCTTGGTGA
- a CDS encoding FAD-binding oxidoreductase — protein MAPSAMSRGEDKWIASLSEAQPVPYWLEDPGKPPAEPALTGTDTCDLLVVGGGYSGLWTALNAKERDPQRDVVLLEGREVGWAASGRNGGFCAASLTHGLSNGLSRWPDEIGKLEELGRRNLDEIEAAVARHDIDCDFERTGEIDVATETYQAWELGDWHRQLTEKGLADGVEFLDTDAVREQVNSPTFEAGLWDRRGVAMLHPAKLAWGLKQACIRLGVRVYEHTPALTLKSYGAGMAVRTPYGAVRARRVALGTNIFPSLLRRVRSYTVPVYDYALMTEPLSADQLAEIGWKNRQGLGDSANQFHYFRLSADNRVLWGGYDAIYPYGGRMRAEYDDRPETYAKLAGHFFTCFPQLEGVRFTHAWGGAIDTCSRFSAFFGTGHQGKVAYAAGYTGLGVGATRFGADVMLDLLDGERTERTELEMVRKKPLPFPPEPFAWTGIALTKWSLARADAHGGRRNLWLRTMDRLGLGFDS, from the coding sequence ATGGCCCCGAGCGCCATGAGCCGTGGTGAAGACAAGTGGATCGCCTCTCTTTCCGAAGCCCAGCCGGTCCCGTACTGGCTGGAAGACCCCGGCAAGCCCCCCGCCGAGCCCGCTCTCACCGGCACCGACACCTGCGACCTGCTGGTCGTCGGCGGCGGCTACAGCGGACTGTGGACCGCGCTCAACGCCAAGGAGCGCGACCCGCAGCGCGATGTGGTGCTGCTGGAAGGCCGTGAGGTGGGCTGGGCCGCCTCCGGCCGCAACGGCGGCTTCTGCGCCGCCTCCCTGACCCACGGCCTGTCCAACGGCCTCAGCCGCTGGCCGGACGAGATCGGCAAGCTGGAGGAGCTGGGCCGCCGCAACCTCGACGAGATCGAGGCGGCGGTCGCCCGGCACGACATCGACTGCGACTTCGAGCGCACCGGTGAGATCGACGTCGCCACCGAGACCTACCAGGCCTGGGAACTTGGCGACTGGCACCGCCAGTTGACGGAGAAGGGGCTCGCCGACGGCGTCGAGTTCCTGGACACCGACGCCGTGCGCGAACAGGTGAACTCGCCGACCTTCGAGGCGGGCCTGTGGGACCGCCGCGGTGTGGCCATGCTGCACCCGGCGAAGCTGGCCTGGGGCCTGAAGCAGGCGTGCATCAGGCTCGGTGTCCGGGTCTACGAGCACACGCCCGCCCTGACCCTGAAGAGCTACGGCGCCGGCATGGCCGTCCGCACTCCGTACGGCGCCGTCCGCGCCCGCCGGGTCGCGCTCGGTACGAACATCTTCCCGAGTCTGCTGCGGCGCGTGCGCTCGTACACCGTGCCGGTCTACGACTACGCGCTGATGACGGAGCCGCTGAGCGCCGACCAACTGGCCGAGATCGGCTGGAAGAACCGGCAGGGGCTGGGCGACAGCGCCAACCAGTTCCACTACTTCCGGCTGTCCGCGGACAACCGCGTCCTGTGGGGCGGCTACGACGCGATCTACCCGTACGGCGGCCGGATGCGCGCCGAGTACGACGACCGGCCGGAGACGTACGCCAAGCTCGCGGGCCACTTCTTCACCTGCTTCCCGCAGCTGGAGGGCGTGCGCTTCACCCACGCCTGGGGCGGCGCGATCGACACCTGCTCCCGTTTCTCGGCGTTCTTCGGCACCGGCCACCAGGGGAAGGTCGCGTACGCGGCCGGCTACACCGGCCTCGGCGTCGGCGCGACCCGCTTCGGTGCCGACGTGATGCTGGACCTGCTGGACGGGGAGCGCACCGAGCGGACCGAGCTGGAGATGGTGCGCAAGAAGCCGCTGCCGTTCCCGCCGGAGCCGTTCGCCTGGACGGGCATCGCCCTCACCAAGTGGTCCCTCGCCCGCGCGGACGCGCACGGCGGCCGCCGCAACCTGTGGCTGCGGACGATGGACCGGCTGGGGCTCGGCTTCGACAGCTGA